GTTTCTATGTTGGTACTTCTGGAGGGTACGACTTGTCATGAAAGCAAGGTTAATATACTGATAGAAACAGGTACCAACATACAAATTAATGATAGAAACTGACTTTTATTTATGGCAGAATATGTTTACAACAGACACATAGTTACAAACACTAGAGAAAATACATAATACACACATAAGCTAATCCAAGAAATTTGAGAGTCTCGATCTATCCCTCCAAGAATTAGAGAGTTTGGTCTCTCCCAACCAAAATCATTCAATAACTATACCATAATTTGTTTCTCTTTTCCTTTCTCTATTTATTCTAAAAGAGACACGCATAACCCATAACTTCCACACATAActgacataaataaaaataactagCCGTAACTGCTCATCAATAAAAGTAATTACCCATAATAAGGCTATCGTATACATTGTGACTCTGATTTTATTGGTTCTAGTGGAAATAGCCTTTTAGCTTATGTAAGAAGGCTACAAACATCTAACATTTCATACACCCCACAATGATGGGGTTCTTATGGAGCACTCTCTATACTTCTTTTATCCTGCTTCTAATTTTACTTTCCAACAAGAGCAGCACCAAGCCCTGTTTTCTTACTGCATCTGCTGCCACTTTAAGAAGTAACATGTTGGCTCCCTTAAGGGGGGGATAAGGTGTTTAATCCTTCAAACATCTGATCAATTGAAACAAAATTGATATACATGTTACATGAAATTTTGAGGTAAGTTTTCTTCAATCATGTGAAAAGAAGAATCACAACTGTTACACTAGTAAAAACCTCTTctacttaaatttttttaaaggggATACAATTCATGATAGCTCGCTTATTAAGAAGTTAAAGGTCCTAAATGTGAATGCAGATTATGTAGCAATCAGATTTTCCAAGTATATAGTTTATTAAGCAATGTATTACAGCTTGGATCCCAAAAGAAGTAGGCTCCACACACCTTATAAAAAAGTAAACAGTGAAGATAGCAAGCCATCTTCGTCTCATGTCTCAAGTAAGTTTTAAAAAACCATCCGCGAAAACGGCCGCAACAAAACCGGCAGGTGCCGATACcgatatttttatgttaaaaaacaaattgggATTTGCGACAAAACCAGCAGGTGCCAATACCGATATGTtatgttaaaaaacaaattgggATTAATTCACACTGTCGCAACATATATACCGACTGAAATCGCAAAAGCTTTTATGCGACCACGACCGTTATTTAAAACGGTCAAACTATTCAATAATGCAGAGttcttatagcttataagctatgtAATGTCATGAATAAACATTCCAATTCCAATATACTCAACTATCCACCTAACCATCTAGAAGTTCAACAGAGAACACAATGGCCAAAATTTCCAGTAATATATTATCACAGAATTTAGTTTTCAATAATCTCAAAACACGAATGTAACTACAAGTTCCCCAACCACAAAACAATATGCATCCAACGACAGAACTAATCTAACAAGAAAATGACAATAGTTCATCTAAAATCTCACTAACCTTTGCAGAATCTAAGCATCATTGCCCCGCGCCTCCGGAAATGTTCAGCCCAGAGTAAGCCGGTCGCCGGCGAGTCcttgaaggaagaatgttatCCAAATCCACCTCCGCCAGTGGATCATCAGAAAAATCACTGTCGCTACCGGACACATTGCCGTCGGaatcatcatcactatcatcaCTATCGTCACTGTCATCGTCTtcgtcatcatcatcttcttcttcaatcaaTTTCCCTTTTCCCTTGTCGTCGCGCAAAATCCCTTTCCCCTTCTGGTCCACCACACGCTCACCGTCGGAATCATCCTCCTCCtcgtcttcttcatcatcatcatcatcatcgtcgtcAGAGTCGTTTTCGGGTTCATTGTCGTCGTCTTCCTCGTCACCGCCGGATTCTTTGACGGGAGCGGCGTCGGAAGAAGAATTGGTGGTGGTGGGAACTTCGGAGTCGGGGTCTAAGGTGGTTGTTATCTTGGGGGTTTTGTTAGGAGAGTCGTGAGTGACTTCTTGATCGGGCTTACGCTTGGAGGGGAATGTGGGTTCTTGATGGTTGTTGGCTTCAGGGTCAGCCATGAGTGAGGGTTTAGAAGGTTTGTCTCTTTCTGGTGTTAGGGTTTTGTGGGGAGAAGTAGTTGGGAGAATCTGAAGAATAGTCAAGAAAATGATCGTGgttctttttgttattttactattttatttatatgaaATAAATTAAACAATCACTTTTTAGTttgagaaaaagggatatgcactgacagtgtaaaatatttttacactgtcaaccaatcacaaccatgcattcaattaaaacacaattttaattttaaaaaattaatatgacatggcaagtgtaaggattttgattggatgtatgtgtaaagtttgtttacactgtcagtgcactaacTTTAAACtcttttagtttttataattttcttcaaTAAAAAACTTTTATAATTCTTATTCTTAATACTAATTAATTAGGTACTAGTGTCTGGATAAAATTTTTTATACTaaagatattttataattatttataattataatctgTCTTTAATATTAGTtacacacaattttttttattgataataaattatattttatttataaaagtaattttattacttaaaaattaaatttattattataaaataattttttaatttttaaattatgatgtcgatttaaaaaaatagaatttgttaattattttttgtaagttactcaaaaaattatttagtttttaaatatataatattaattaagaaattaaaacgaCTTTTTTAATTgctcaatataaaataaataaataagatctcATTTTAAATATGACTTTCATTTCAAAGAAACAACTTATatgaaa
The Vicia villosa cultivar HV-30 ecotype Madison, WI linkage group LG6, Vvil1.0, whole genome shotgun sequence genome window above contains:
- the LOC131609822 gene encoding uncharacterized protein LOC131609822 — encoded protein: MADPEANNHQEPTFPSKRKPDQEVTHDSPNKTPKITTTLDPDSEVPTTTNSSSDAAPVKESGGDEEDDDNEPENDSDDDDDDDDEEDEEEDDSDGERVVDQKGKGILRDDKGKGKLIEEEDDDDEDDDSDDSDDSDDDSDGNVSGSDSDFSDDPLAEVDLDNILPSRTRRRPAYSGLNISGGAGQ